One genomic window of Leptotrichia shahii includes the following:
- a CDS encoding transketolase family protein — protein MEKKSTRVAYGETLVKLGKINKDIVVLEADLSKSTMTAYFQKEFPERHINIGIAEADMIATAAGIATTGKIAFASTFAHFAAGRAFDQIRNSVAYTQLNVKICPTHAGISLGEDGGSHQSVEDVALMRAVPGMVVLSPADAVETEKMIFAVAEYEGPVYVRLGRLNIPVLFDENYKFEIGKAVTLTQGNDVAILATGLMVSEALKAAKVLEEKGIKARVINVSTIKPLDKETVLKAAKECKFIVTSEEHSVIGGLGSAVSEYLSEVHPTKVIRHGIQDIFGQSADGETMLTNYGLRAKNIAEAVLKNI, from the coding sequence ATGGAAAAAAAATCAACTAGAGTGGCTTATGGGGAAACACTGGTTAAATTGGGGAAAATAAATAAAGATATAGTAGTACTGGAAGCTGATTTGTCAAAATCGACAATGACTGCATATTTCCAAAAGGAATTTCCAGAAAGACATATAAACATTGGAATTGCAGAAGCTGACATGATTGCAACCGCAGCAGGAATTGCAACAACTGGTAAAATAGCATTTGCTTCGACTTTTGCACATTTTGCAGCAGGACGTGCTTTTGATCAAATTAGAAATTCGGTAGCATATACTCAATTAAATGTAAAAATTTGTCCGACTCACGCAGGAATTTCGTTAGGAGAAGATGGAGGTTCGCATCAATCAGTTGAAGATGTGGCTTTAATGCGTGCAGTTCCAGGAATGGTTGTATTATCTCCAGCAGATGCAGTTGAAACAGAGAAAATGATCTTTGCAGTAGCCGAATATGAAGGACCTGTTTATGTAAGACTTGGAAGATTGAATATTCCAGTATTATTTGATGAAAATTATAAATTTGAAATAGGAAAAGCTGTAACTTTGACACAAGGTAATGATGTGGCAATATTAGCAACAGGACTTATGGTTTCAGAAGCCTTAAAAGCTGCAAAAGTATTGGAAGAAAAAGGTATAAAAGCAAGAGTAATTAATGTTTCAACAATAAAACCGCTTGATAAAGAAACAGTTTTAAAAGCTGCAAAAGAATGTAAATTTATTGTAACAAGTGAAGAACATTCAGTAATTGGCGGATTAGGTAGTGCAGTTTCAGAATACTTATCAGAAGTTCATCCAACAAAAGTAATAAGACATGGAATACAAGATATTTTTGGACAAAGTGCAGATGGAGAAACTATGCTTACAAATTATGGATTAAGAGCTAAAAATATTGCAGAAGCAGTTTTAAAAAATATTTAA
- a CDS encoding transketolase, with translation MEIRDLQKKAKILRKDIIEMVYGAKSGHPGGSLSIADILAVLYWKEMNIDPKNPKMENRDRLVLSKGHAAPALYAALIEKGFLGEEGKNLIPTLRKWNSPLQGHPDMKKLSGVEMSTGSLGQGLSAANGMALSAKIYKNNYRVYAILGDGELQEGQIWEAVMTAAHYKLDNLVAIVDYNNLQIDGKVSDVMNVAPIGEKFEAFDWNAIEIDGHNYEEIINALNTARTVKDKPTVIVANTIKGKGVSFMENNAGFHGAAPNEEEYKKAMEELN, from the coding sequence ATGGAAATAAGAGATTTGCAAAAAAAGGCAAAAATATTGAGGAAAGATATTATTGAAATGGTTTATGGAGCGAAATCGGGGCATCCAGGAGGTTCGCTTTCAATTGCTGATATTTTGGCTGTGCTTTACTGGAAAGAAATGAATATTGATCCAAAAAATCCAAAAATGGAAAACAGAGATAGGCTGGTGCTTAGTAAAGGCCATGCAGCTCCTGCACTTTATGCAGCTTTAATTGAGAAAGGATTTTTAGGCGAAGAAGGGAAAAATCTTATTCCAACATTGAGAAAATGGAATTCTCCGCTTCAAGGGCATCCTGACATGAAAAAACTGTCTGGAGTTGAAATGTCAACTGGTTCACTTGGACAAGGGCTTTCTGCCGCAAATGGAATGGCTTTGAGTGCGAAAATTTATAAAAATAATTATAGAGTTTATGCAATTTTGGGAGATGGAGAATTGCAGGAAGGGCAAATTTGGGAAGCGGTTATGACTGCTGCACACTATAAACTTGATAATTTAGTTGCAATAGTTGATTATAACAATTTACAAATTGATGGAAAAGTTTCGGATGTAATGAATGTTGCTCCGATTGGAGAAAAATTTGAGGCATTTGATTGGAATGCAATTGAAATTGATGGACATAATTATGAAGAAATTATAAATGCCCTTAATACAGCAAGAACAGTTAAAGATAAGCCAACAGTTATCGTTGCAAATACTATAAAAGGCAAAGGCGTTTCATTTATGGAAAATAATGCAGGATTCCATGGAGCTGCTCCGAATGAGGAAGAATATAAAAAAGCGATGGAAGAATTGAACTAA
- a CDS encoding MFS transporter: MSSRLTKKSYIIYGLGVSYFMIDQIYNQWLSYYYLPPETEKNLVPLLKPQYLVLAFIFARIIDAISDPVVGFLSDNSKSRFGKRSIFMLIGGLPLGLLTIMYFYPVKSSQLVTLIYLSIVGGLYFTAYTLVAAPYNALIPDLASNKEERLNLSTMQSTFRLIFTGIAMVLPGILISKLGRINGVLNTEVGIRKTVILITILSVLGIYACVFFLKEKQLTQNRPKTESLGFMKSISHLKNKEIILYFLGYFFFFCGFNILRGDLTYYLSAVMQKDIKYLTVISVVLFGMAGLFFPITNKFGKKYSYKKILIVDMLLLIIGTFGLLFINKNNSIFAYLLFVICGTGLSGAAFIFPQAMLSEISAKLSEIKKVSLEGFMFGIQGMFLKLAFLVQQVVQSTLLVAGNQNIQNGVKGATELGVKITLVVALVLFGVSLFFYNLKKED, from the coding sequence ATGAGTTCAAGGTTAACGAAAAAAAGTTATATAATTTATGGGCTTGGTGTTTCATATTTTATGATTGACCAGATTTATAATCAATGGCTGTCGTATTATTATTTGCCGCCTGAAACGGAAAAAAATTTAGTTCCGTTGCTAAAGCCTCAATATTTAGTTCTGGCATTTATTTTTGCGAGGATTATTGATGCAATATCAGATCCTGTAGTAGGATTTTTATCAGACAATTCCAAATCACGTTTTGGAAAAAGGTCAATATTTATGCTAATTGGAGGATTACCGCTTGGACTTCTTACAATTATGTATTTTTATCCAGTTAAAAGTTCGCAGCTGGTAACACTTATTTATTTGTCAATTGTTGGAGGACTGTATTTTACAGCTTATACTTTGGTTGCAGCACCGTATAATGCCTTAATTCCAGATTTGGCTTCCAATAAGGAGGAAAGACTTAACTTATCTACGATGCAGTCGACTTTTAGGCTTATATTTACTGGTATTGCGATGGTTCTGCCTGGTATTTTGATTTCAAAATTGGGAAGAATAAATGGAGTTCTAAATACAGAAGTTGGAATACGTAAAACAGTAATTTTGATTACAATATTGTCAGTTTTGGGAATTTATGCGTGCGTATTTTTTCTAAAGGAAAAACAGCTTACACAAAATCGCCCTAAGACTGAATCACTAGGATTTATGAAATCAATTTCACATTTGAAGAATAAAGAAATTATTTTGTATTTTTTGGGATATTTCTTTTTCTTTTGTGGATTTAATATACTTCGTGGGGATTTGACGTATTATTTGAGTGCTGTAATGCAAAAGGACATAAAGTATTTGACTGTAATATCAGTTGTGCTATTTGGGATGGCGGGGCTGTTTTTTCCAATTACAAACAAGTTTGGGAAAAAATATTCGTATAAGAAAATATTGATTGTGGATATGCTGCTTTTAATAATCGGTACCTTTGGACTGCTGTTCATTAATAAAAATAATTCGATTTTTGCATATTTGCTTTTTGTAATTTGTGGAACAGGATTAAGTGGTGCAGCGTTTATTTTCCCACAGGCAATGCTTAGTGAAATTTCTGCAAAGCTGTCAGAAATAAAAAAAGTAAGTTTGGAAGGCTTTATGTTTGGAATACAGGGAATGTTTTTAAAATTGGCATTTCTAGTTCAGCAGGTTGTTCAGTCAACTTTGTTAGTTGCTGGAAATCAAAATATTCAAAATGGCGTAAAAGGTGCAACTGAACTGGGGGTTAAGATAACGCTTGTTGTGGCATTGGTTCTGTTTGGTGTTTCATTGTTTTTTTATAATTTAAAAAAGGAAGATTAA
- the tuf gene encoding elongation factor Tu, translating into MAKAKFERSKPHVNIGTIGHVDHGKTTTTAAISKVLSEKGLAEKVDFENIDQAPEERERGITINTAHIEYETEKRHYAHVDCPGHADYVKNMITGAAQMDGAILVVSAADGPMPQTREHILLARQVGVPYIVVYLNKVDMVDDEELLELVEMEVRELLNEYGFPGDDVPVIKGSSLGALNGEQKWVDAIAELMDAVDEYIPTPERPVDQPFLMPIEDVFTITGRGTVVTGRVERGVVKVGEEVEIVGIKPTSKTTVTGVEMFRKLLDSGQAGDNIGALLRGTKKEEVERGQVLAKPGTITPHTGFKSEVYVLTKDEGGRHTPFFTGYKPQFYFRTTDITGEVNLPEGVEMVMPGDNIEMTVELIHPIAMEEGLRFAIREGGRTVASGVVATITK; encoded by the coding sequence ATGGCAAAAGCTAAATTTGAGAGAAGCAAACCACACGTAAACATAGGGACAATAGGTCACGTTGACCACGGTAAGACAACAACAACAGCAGCAATTTCAAAAGTATTATCTGAAAAAGGTCTAGCTGAAAAAGTTGACTTCGAAAACATTGACCAAGCCCCTGAAGAAAGAGAAAGAGGGATTACAATTAACACAGCTCACATTGAGTATGAAACAGAAAAAAGACACTACGCTCACGTAGACTGTCCAGGCCATGCTGACTATGTAAAAAACATGATTACAGGGGCAGCACAAATGGATGGAGCTATCTTAGTAGTATCAGCAGCTGACGGTCCAATGCCTCAAACAAGAGAACACATCTTGCTGGCAAGACAAGTTGGAGTTCCTTACATTGTAGTATACTTGAACAAGGTAGACATGGTAGATGACGAAGAGTTATTAGAATTAGTAGAAATGGAAGTAAGAGAACTATTGAACGAATATGGATTCCCAGGAGATGACGTGCCAGTAATCAAAGGGTCTTCATTAGGAGCATTAAATGGGGAACAAAAATGGGTAGATGCAATTGCAGAACTAATGGACGCAGTGGATGAATATATTCCGACACCAGAAAGACCAGTTGACCAACCATTCCTGATGCCAATTGAAGATGTATTTACAATTACAGGAAGAGGAACAGTAGTAACAGGAAGAGTAGAAAGAGGAGTAGTGAAAGTTGGGGAAGAAGTAGAAATTGTAGGAATCAAGCCAACTTCAAAAACTACAGTAACAGGAGTAGAAATGTTCAGAAAATTATTGGATTCAGGACAAGCTGGAGATAATATAGGAGCATTGCTAAGAGGAACTAAGAAAGAAGAAGTGGAAAGAGGGCAAGTACTTGCAAAACCAGGAACAATCACTCCACATACAGGATTTAAATCAGAAGTATATGTATTGACAAAAGATGAAGGAGGAAGACATACACCATTCTTCACAGGATACAAGCCACAATTCTACTTCAGAACGACTGACATTACAGGAGAAGTAAACTTACCAGAAGGAGTAGAAATGGTAATGCCTGGAGACAACATAGAAATGACAGTGGAACTAATTCACCCAATCGCAATGGAAGAAGGATTAA